AAGAAAAATGTTAATAAATAAAAATACCTGGCAAAAGTCGTTCAAGACAAAATCTGGGACAAAATCGAGCTTCCTAGAAGAAACCATCCCAGAGAATCTCCTGAGATCGGTCCCCGAGGAAGGAAGCATCACCTCCGTTATACGGTGGCACTTGGCCCTCGCTATGAAAGCCTCGTTGTCACTCCGCCGCATATTAACGCCGGAGCTAGCAAGAATCACTTTGTCCACTTTCTCCGGAGACATTTTGGCCATGTTATACGCCACAAACCCACCGTAACTCGTCCCGACAACACTAAATCTCTCCACACCGAGCTTCTCCATCAGCTTCCCCATGCACGAAGCCTGAAAAATCTCTGACCGGTTCTCGTCGGAGCAAGATGAGGTTGTCGTGGAGCCTCCAAAGAAGACAAGGTCTGGGATGTAGAGACGAAAGGCGAGAGAGAGTGGTTTTACCTGCCGGCTCCATTGCCATACGGCGGAGGGGCCAAAACCGTGGAGGAGGAGAAGGGACCGTTTTTGTTTGTTTTCATGTGACAGAGATGGCGGTGGGCCCCAGAATTGTATGGTGGTTTCGGAGTCGATGGATAGGGTTTGTAGAGAGAGACCAGCGGAGGAGAATCTTCGGCGAAGTATTGCTTCGACGAACTTGGCCACGCTTAGAAACGACGGAGCCATTAATTTTTTTTTAACAAACCAAGAAAGGTTATTCGATAGCGAAAAGTATATAGAGAGAGAGATTATTAACATGAAGTTACTTATTACAAAATTGCATATATTAAATGCAAGGCTGACTTTTGGTGCATTCTTGTTTTCTTGTTTGGTTTTTGTTATGTTTTATTATCATTTGTGATAAGATTCGAGAGAAGTTCCTTGTTTGGTTTTTGTTATGTTTTATTGTCATTTGTGTTAAGATTTGAGATAAGATGTCTGAGAATGTGTTGTATATTTCTTATTGTTTACACCACTATATATAGTGGTTCATACAAGGTGGAGTCAAAGGGAGAATTGATTACAAAGATACTCTACATAATGCACTACAAGAAAACTGCGCGATACCGATGGACAAATCCGTCATAATCTCGTCGGGAAAGTCGCATACCGATGGAATACCGACGAAAAATGTCTGTCGGTATCATCTCGTCGGTATACTGATATTCGTCGGAAATTCGTCGGTAAATACCGACGAACATATTTCGTCGGAAAATACCGACGAACATATTCCGTCGGTTTTTTTCTAAAATTTCCGACGACACATATCCGTCGGTATTTATAGAGAATACCGACAAAGAGAATTCGTCGGAATTTTCAGAAAATACCGACGAAGGCATTCCGTCGGTAACTGAAGATAAAACCGACGACTTTATTCCATCGGAAATATGTAGAAATTCCGACGGATAACTGTATCCGTCGGTATTCCTTTTTTAATTAAAAAAAAACAATTTTTATAATTCTTTATTTAATTTCAGGAAAAAATTGATAATTTAGAATTTAAAAATATTATAGATATATAAATTCAACATTATTATACATTAAAGTTATAAAAAGTAATAAAAAGTTTTTGAAAATTAAAAAAACAACTAAAGGTTCAGAAACTTAACCTTACTATGTTCATATCTCATTTCTTGTATTACTTCAGAGACATAAGTGTTTTGAATAGGGTCAGGTTCCATCTTCTTCATATCAGTTTCTGGATTTGTATCTGCGTCACACAAACCACCTAAGTTCCATGTCCCATTCCTGCAACACCCAAAAAGATTCAGACTCTTGTCTGATGATTAATCCTCATATAATATTGCGAAACAGACCTGTAATGCACAGGAGAGAAGCTTCCGAAGAAGACATAACTACTCTCATGATCTAGTTTCTCTAAGACCCATGACTTCCATGTCTTTAAAGACTTCTTAAACCCCTCCATTACTCCCATTGTCTTGTTCAGTTTACCTCACTCCTGAAAATAACAACCTCTGCAACAACAACAATAACAAAAAAAAACCATTAAGAGAACTCATCCATCACCTTTGCAGGGCTGAGCATAGATTAGTAAAATAACCCCCAATTTTTTAAAAAAATTTACATATATATAAACCTCCAAATTTGTAAAGAAAAAAAATTAAATAAACTCTTACTAATTAAATTGTTTATAACCCCTAAAATTCGATGTTTCAGATTAGGTTCTTACATGTTAAAGGTTTTGTCTTCGTTCCACCAATGTCCTGTATAAAGACAAGAACATCAGACCCGACCCATCTTTTAGACTGCCAGTTGAACTCATCGACTCTAACAATCATCTTGACATCTTCTGGTGAGTTTTCAGGTGGCCTAGCAACCACGACCAGAAATGGTGTTCTATGATACTCAACGGTTACGTTATGTTCTGGGAACCGCATTGAAAGGAAGCCTTTGTGCTTGTTTATAGGGTTACCATTAAGAGGACGACGTCTAAGTATAAGAGGAGGTGGTTCATTCCTACAAAAAAAAAACATTAGTAAGCTTTTTTATTATATAGAAACGTTTTATAATTGTGTTTCAAAAAAAGAAACGTTTTATAATAAAATATTTTTATAATAATTAAAATGTGTATTTGAATTAATTTAACGAATTTTTATAATGAAAAA
This genomic interval from Brassica oleracea var. oleracea cultivar TO1000 chromosome C2, BOL, whole genome shotgun sequence contains the following:
- the LOC106324798 gene encoding 2-hydroxy-6-oxononadienedioate/2-hydroxy-6-oxononatrienedioate hydrolase 1-like: MLIISLSIYFSLSNNLSWFVKKKLMAPSFLSVAKFVEAILRRRFSSAGLSLQTLSIDSETTIQFWGPPPSLSHENKQKRSLLLLHGFGPSAVWQWSRQVKPLSLAFRLYIPDLVFFGGSTTTSSCSDENRSEIFQASCMGKLMEKLGVERFSVVGTSYGGFVAYNMAKMSPEKVDKVILASSGVNMRRSDNEAFIARAKCHRITEVMLPSSGTDLRRFSGMVSSRKLDFVPDFVLNDFCQKMYSEKREEKAELLKGLSIGRDDKTNITPIQQDVMLIWGERDQVFPLKMAHDLREMLGKKTKLKVIQKTSHIPQTEKPKEFNGTIMSFLLSPSPSI
- the LOC106323293 gene encoding LOW QUALITY PROTEIN: protein trichome birefringence-like 8 (The sequence of the model RefSeq protein was modified relative to this genomic sequence to represent the inferred CDS: inserted 1 base in 1 codon; substituted 1 base at 1 genomic stop codon); its protein translation is MVVRSFDLDTDPFGPKKDDEDVLGLEVPYLSVIGALMNEPPPLILRRRPLNGNPINKHKGFLSMRFPEHNVTVEYHRTPFLVVVARPPENSPEDVKMIVRVDEFNWQSKRWVGSDVLVFXTGHWWNEDKTFNIGCYFQEXGKLNKTMGVMEGFKKSLKTWKSWVLEKLDHESSYVFFGSFSPVHYRNGTWNLGGLCDADTNPETDMKKMEPDPIQNTYVSEVIQEMRYEHSKVKFLNL